TGTTCCAAGGTGCCGTCGCATGATCTCCGCCCGCAAGACCAGTGCAGCTATTGCGCCGCGAACAAGTTGAACCGTTCGGTCAGAGGCTGGATGTTATCCGCCCAGAAGCCGGCATCCAAGCTGATGGCGCCCTGCATGTTCGGGCCATAGGTGGGCAGCTCTTCGGCCACATCCTCAGGCAGCGCATCGAGCGCCTTCGTGTTGGTGGGGCCGTAGGCGACGAGCTTGGAATGAATTTCCTGCTGCTTGGCGCGCGAGGCAAATTCCAGGAACTTCAGAGCCGCCTCCTTGTTCGGGCTGTTGCGCAGCACCACCCAGGAATCGACCGCATAGATGCTGCCCGGCCAGATGAACTTGAAATTGCGCTTGTCCGTCTCGTTGGCGGCGGTGATGCGCGCATTGAAGGCGAGCACCATGGCCGCCTCACCGGAGGCGAGCAGCTGGATCGACTGGGCGCCGCTTTCGAAATAGAGAAGCTCCGGCTTGATGGTTTCGAGCTTGGCGAAGGCGCGGTCGACCCCTTCGGGGGTGGAAAGCACCTTGTACACCTCGTCGGCCGGAACCCCGTCGCCGATGAGAGCGAGCTCGAGCGCATATTTCGGCCCCTTGCGAATGGCGCGCTTGCC
This genomic stretch from Rhodoligotrophos defluvii harbors:
- a CDS encoding ABC transporter substrate-binding protein, whose protein sequence is MRAVLITAALAATMALHGTALARDLTIIGWGGAPQNAQREAYFKPFTAETGIPVIDDSWNGGIGVLRTRVEAGGDPGWDVVEAEAEEVLVGCAEGLFEPIDWSKIPQKDELIPAAVSKCGVGAITWSTGIAYDADKLGAGPVTVADFFDLERFPGKRAIRKGPKYALELALIGDGVPADEVYKVLSTPEGVDRAFAKLETIKPELLYFESGAQSIQLLASGEAAMVLAFNARITAANETDKRNFKFIWPGSIYAVDSWVVLRNSPNKEAALKFLEFASRAKQQEIHSKLVAYGPTNTKALDALPEDVAEELPTYGPNMQGAISLDAGFWADNIQPLTERFNLFAAQ